One window from the genome of Pseudonocardia hierapolitana encodes:
- a CDS encoding ATP-dependent Clp protease proteolytic subunit: MPIQDAVHHPRPPVPPPYPPYPPYPPEPPRQPTPPPAQPRPPVGGPFVHTEVAFPPGADPLLDELLEQRIVFIGREIDDEVANLVVEQLLLLAARDPERDIAMYINSAGGSVTAGMAVYDTMRLIRPDVATWAVGITASTGQFLLSAGAVGKRYALPHARVLMRRPSAGSGGRTTDVAIRAGVYAEMKHEIAELTARHTGQAVETIIADSDRDRWFTAAEAQAYGLVDHVVAH; this comes from the coding sequence ATGCCGATCCAGGACGCCGTGCACCACCCGCGGCCACCCGTCCCGCCGCCGTACCCGCCCTACCCGCCCTACCCACCGGAGCCACCCCGCCAACCGACGCCGCCCCCGGCGCAGCCACGGCCGCCGGTGGGCGGACCGTTCGTGCACACCGAGGTCGCGTTCCCGCCGGGCGCCGACCCGCTGCTGGACGAGCTGCTCGAGCAGCGGATCGTCTTCATCGGCCGCGAGATCGACGACGAGGTCGCCAACCTGGTCGTGGAGCAGCTGCTCCTGCTCGCAGCGCGGGACCCGGAGCGCGACATCGCCATGTACATCAACTCGGCGGGCGGCTCGGTCACCGCGGGCATGGCCGTCTACGACACGATGCGGCTGATCCGCCCCGACGTCGCCACGTGGGCCGTCGGGATCACCGCTTCGACGGGCCAGTTCCTGCTCTCGGCGGGCGCGGTCGGCAAGCGCTACGCCCTGCCGCACGCCCGCGTCCTCATGCGCAGGCCCTCCGCCGGCAGCGGCGGCCGGACCACCGACGTGGCGATCCGGGCCGGCGTGTACGCGGAGATGAAGCACGAGATCGCCGAGCTCACCGCCCGCCACACCGGCCAGGCCGTCGAGACGATCATCGCCGACTCCGACCGGGACCGCTGGTTCACCGCGGCGGAGGCACAGGCGTACGGGCTGGTGGATCACGTCGTCGCGCACTGA